In Zingiber officinale cultivar Zhangliang chromosome 8B, Zo_v1.1, whole genome shotgun sequence, a single genomic region encodes these proteins:
- the LOC122013999 gene encoding cytochrome P450 71A1-like, translating into MGVILCTPIAAIGSGQWLHLTISSRCCLRLGRVLTLVISSLDAARDVLRTHDHICASSSSTTVTRTLLDDCSDMAFAPYGDKWRQRRRICSLHLLSPKMVQYYTLVREQEVATMVAAICSRGLASEIDMSSILFAFSNDILCQIVTGEKFEGRKGLFSKLISENSVLLAKIYLGDYLPWLGWVDWLIGKVARVKKTHKRWDDLLDHVIKEHEERVSSDDEKDFVDVLISLQKDPVLESILTPEVIKALLQVYLPIFFGVVGSPAREGSFGEKLSSWDYFGRSSIRGTAGEGCRKRNMSAKFLQAFAADHDNPELQRQIGCTTGSKFSPGGV; encoded by the exons CTCTAGGTGTTGCCTCCGCCTCGGTCGCGTCCTGACCCTCGTCATCTCCTCCCTCGACGCTGCTCGGGATGTCCTCCGCACCCATGATCACATCTGCGCCAGCAGCTCCTCCACCACCGTCACTCGCACCCTCCTCGATGATTGCAGCGACATGGCCTTCGCCCCCTACGGCGACAAGTGGAGGCAACGCCGCCGGATATGCAGCCTCCACCTGCTGAGCCCCAAGATGGTACAGTACTACACTCTGGTTCGTGAGCAGGAGGTGGCCACCATGGTTGCCGCCATCTGCTCCCGTGGATTGGCATCGGAGATCGACATGTCCTCCATCCTGTTTGCCTTCTCCAACGACATCCTGTGTCAGATAGTCACGGGGGAGAAGTTCGAAGGGAGGAAAGGGTTGTTCTCGAAGCTCATCTCAGAGAACTCGGTGCTGCTGGCCAAGATTTATCTCGGGGATTACCTCCCGTGGCTCGGTTGGGTGGATTGGTTGATCGGCAAGGTGGCGCGAGTGAAGAAGACCCATAAGAGGTGGGACGATCTGCTGGATCATGTTATCAAGGAACATGAAGAGCGAGTGTCGTCGGATGATGAGAAAGATTTTGTGGATGTTTTGATCTCCCTTCAGAAGGATCCCGTGTTGGAATCCATCCTCACTCCGGAAGTCATCAAGGCGCTTCTTCAG GTGTACCTGCCTATTTTCTTCGGTGTGGTTGGTAGTCCAGCCAGGGAGGGAAGTTTTGGAGAGAAGCTGAGTTCG TGGGACTACTTTGGTAGAAGTAGCATCAGGGGCACTGCTGGTGAAGG TTGCAGGAAGAGAAATATGTCAGCAAAGTTTCTGCAAGCATTTGCTGCTGATCATGACAATCCAGAGTTGCAGAGGCAAATAGGTTGCACGACCGGCAGCAAATTCTCACCGGGAGGCGTTTAA